From the genome of Pelomonas sp. SE-A7, one region includes:
- the crcB gene encoding fluoride efflux transporter CrcB, translated as MSALHAGVVAAGAAVGALARWRAGLLWNTSWQGFPLGTLAVNLVGGLLIGMALEWFGRQPDELLKLLLVTGFLGGLTTFSAFSGESLSLLQRGQFALALAHALTHVLGSLGAAALGLKLMQLMLGKL; from the coding sequence TTGAGCGCCCTGCATGCCGGTGTCGTGGCCGCGGGCGCGGCGGTCGGAGCCCTGGCCCGCTGGCGAGCCGGCCTGCTCTGGAACACCAGCTGGCAGGGCTTCCCGCTGGGCACGCTGGCGGTCAACCTGGTCGGCGGCTTGCTGATCGGCATGGCGCTGGAATGGTTCGGGCGCCAGCCCGACGAGCTGCTCAAGCTGCTGCTGGTGACCGGTTTTCTGGGCGGCCTGACCACCTTCTCGGCCTTCTCGGGCGAGTCGCTGTCGCTCTTGCAGCGCGGGCAGTTCGCCCTGGCCCTGGCCCATGCGCTGACCCATGTGCTGGGAAGTCTTGGTGCGGCTGCCCTGGGCCTCAAGCTGATGCAATTGATGCTGGGCAAGCTGTAG